One genomic region from Nymphaea colorata isolate Beijing-Zhang1983 chromosome 10, ASM883128v2, whole genome shotgun sequence encodes:
- the LOC116261923 gene encoding WRKY transcription factor 23-like produces MEKAAKVEDHAGMANGTDYYTSVFPFSGEFDITVAGEQRSGFMELLGMSDLSPFFDFQPDLQEDFLAEMPSSSAVFNSGERREMPEASSNPPLTPNSSISTTSTEANDGESNSRGGKEQLVADEHEEKEKKEEKPKKKGTKRQRQPRFAFMTKSDVDHLEDGYRWRKYGQKAVKNSPFPRSYYRCTSPKCGVKKRVERSCDDRSIVITTYEGQHTHESPGVTRTSAQHGSTIGQAAAAAAGPSLSMGFNVRPAAAPLPQQRLPAFCVSNIPSFPNLGLLPRLPPAPCTASAALPLQPRDHGLLQDILPSHVREEP; encoded by the exons ATGGAGAAGGCTGCGAAGGTGGAGGATCATGCCGGGATGGCGAACGGAACGGACTACTACACGTCGGTGTTCCCGTTCTCGGGCGAGTTCGACATCACGGTTGCGGGGGAGCAGAGGTCGGGTTTCATGGAGCTCCTCGGGATGTCGGACTTGTCGCCTTTCTTCGACTTTCAGCCGGACTTGCAGGAGGATTTCCTCGCGGAGATGCCGTCGTCGTCTGCGGTGTTTAATTCTGGAGAGCGGAGAGAGATGCCGGAGGCGTCGTCGAACCCGCCGCTGACGCCGAATTCTTCGATATCGACGACGTCTACGGAGGCTAACGACGGCGAGAGCAATTCGCGAGGCGGGAAGGAGCAGCTGGTAGCGGATGAGCatgaggagaaggagaaaaaaga AGAGAAGCCGAAAAAGAAGGGAACTAAGCGCCAGAGACAACCGCGTTTCGCGTTCATGACGAAGAGCGACGTCGATCATCTCGAAGATGGTTATCGATGGCGGAAATACGGCCAGAAAGCCGTCAAAAACAGCCCATTCCcgag GAGCTACTACCGGTGCACCAGCCCCAAGTGCGGGGTGAAGAAGCGTGTGGAGAGATCGTGCGACGATCGGTCCATCGTGATCACTACGTACGAAGGGCAGCACACCCACGAGAGCCCCGGCGTCACGCGCACCAGCGCGCAACACGGCAGCACGATCGGCCAGGCAGCGGCGGCGGCCGCCGGCCCTTCCCTCTCTATGGGCTTCAACGTCCGGCCGGCCGCCGCTCCTCTACCACAACAACGCCTCCCCGCCTTCTGCGTCTCCAACATCCCGTCCTTCCCGAACCTGGGCCTACTGCCTCGCTTGCCACCCGCGCCCTGCACGGCGTCTGCTGCCCTTCCGCTGCAGCCACGAGACCACGGCCTTCTACAGGACAT